The Eubacterium maltosivorans genome includes the window CTGGCATCTCCATTATTAGCGTTAACATAGTCACCACCAATGCCCGCGCCGCGACTGTAAACTGTGCCCTCCCCTTCCTTCTTATCCATGCTGCTGGTGGTCATCTCCCCGCTGCCATCAATGGTCAGGCTCGTGCCGTCGGGCACGGCCAGTCCGGCGCAGTTAAAGCCGCTTTTCAAGCTGTTGGCGCTGCCTGCGGCCAACATGAGGTTGACGCTTGCGCCGGATGTATTGCCGCTCTGCCCGCTAAGAGCAAAAGCGCAGCCATCGTCATTGCTGCTCACATCAATATTCAGATTATTTAAAGTAATGGTTTTGTAGCCATCCTGCCCATCTGTGCCCCCATCGTAGCCGGGCATGACAGTGACGGTGTTGTTGTTGGTGGTGCCGCTCAAGGTGTAATTACCATTGTATGGGATTTTTGTCACCAAATTGCTGCTGCTACCGATGCCGTAGCCATCGTTCCAGATGTAGAGATTACCGCCGATGGCGCTCATGTCGATATTGCCGTCAATGGGCGCAAGGATTGCGCTGCGATTGCCGTCTGTTCCGGTGACACTGCCTGCGTACAGGGTATTGGTGGCATCGTCTTTCAGGGTGGCGTAGGCCAAACCGCCCTCGGTCGGGTCGCCTGCGGGCAGGTAGAGATAGAGCTTGCCTTCTGCGTCGGTGGCCATGTCCTTGATGCCGTATTTTTTAGCCGTGGCATCTGCCATAGCGTCGCCGGTGTAGCCGCCCACGGTCAGGGTGTCGATGGTCTTATTGGCCGCGGGATCGCCAGACAGGGTGAGGGTGACTAGAGAAACGTCTGCGCCACTGCCGTTTTTGAGGGTGCCGGGTGTCTCAGTGCCCTTCTCGCTACTGCTGCCCTCTCGCGCTCTTCCACTGCCGATATTATCCCGACCATTGACCCCTTTCGTTGCTTTGACACTGCCGCCGGTAATGACCACCGCACCTCCCTCACTGGTGGTTTTCATAGGAAGATCAGGCGACGATAATACACTCGCATAGCCGCCACCGATACCTGCGCTACACTCGCCGCCAATAGCCGTCACGGTTCCGCCGTTGATGGTAACAGCCCCGCAGCTGCTGGTGGTCTCTTGTCCAAACGACTCCGCATAGCCACCGCCAATGCCCGCACCCGCATCGCCTCTGGCCGTTACACTGCCCCCGTTGATGGTGACGGCTCCGCTGCTGCTGCTGGGTGCTTGGTTATCATTACGTGTATAAGAACCGCCAATGCCCGCGCCACCCCCGCTACCTTTGGCGCTTATAACACCACCGTTAATGGTGATGGCTCCGCTGATACTCCGCGCTTCACTATTTCCACCAATACCTGCTCCACAATAGCCGCCATTAGCCGCCAATGTGCCAGGACTGCTGGCATTGCTTTCGATGGTCAGCTTTGCATTCTCCGGTACGTTGAGCCCGGCGCATCCACTGCCGCTTGTCAGGCTGTTGGTACTGCCTGCAGACAGAGTCAGATTGAGCGCCGCGTTATTCTGCACGGCAAAGGCACAGCTGTTGTAATCATCGCTCACATCAATCTTCACCCCATCCAGGGTGATGCTGGCGTCACCCGCCACCACGATTTTATCCTCAGTGGGCGTCTCTGGTACCGTGTTTTTAATGGTCACATCTGCGCCATTGTTAACGGTCAGGGTTCTGGTGTCTATGTCATAGGTGTAACCGGAGGAATCGCCCGTCACCGTAAAATCCCCCACTTTGTTTTCCGCGGCCGATACCCTGCCGGGCAGCACAAAAAACGCCGTCAAGGCGAAAAAAACAAGGATCAAAGTTTTGGTAAGCGTGATTTTTACGGTTGGATTCATGGTGGTCTCCTTATGGTTTATTATTCTATTTTCACTATCTGTTTTATTCAGACTGACGTTAAGTTAGGAACTTAACGTTAAAGGTATAAGCATACATACTATTAGAGTATCATAAAGGTGAAAAATTAGCAAGGCATTAAAGAAAAAAGTTAATGAAAAGTAAAGCATGTTAACTTAATAACAAATTTCGGGAATAAACATAAGCATTTTTTATATTTTCGTGTTAAGTTCCTAACTTAACGTTATTTTTTTACCTTTTAAAAGCACGAGGCTATTTTTTCCATCTGCTCCCGCTTTTGGGCTGTCACGCAGTGGCCGTAACGGCTGAGGGTAAAGCTGACGCTGGCGTGGCCCAGAAAGGCGGACAGGGTGTTCATCTCTGCGCCGGCCTCCAGTGCCCGGGTGGCAAAGCTGTGGCGCAGGCTGTGGAAGGTAAGCTTTGGGCTGAGGCCCAGCTCCTTTTTTAGGCCTGCAAAGTGGCGCTGGACTGTGCGGGTATCGCAGGGACGGCCGTTTTTTCCTGTGATCAATGGCTTTTTGGGGCGATGGTCTCTGTTTTCCAAAAAGTGGGCCAGGACGGCCTTCACGCTGGCGGCAAGGGGGATATCCCGGATACTGCTTTTGGTTTTAGGGCTCAGGCTGACAACCGGATAGCGGCTGGTTTGGGGGTCGTACACGCGCTGGCGGTTTTTGCGCACACGCAGCACGCCGCCCTCCAAATCGATGTCCTTTATTCTCAGGCCCAGCACCTCGCCGATGCGCAGGCCCAGGGTGAGGCTGATATACACGGCCATATCCTGCGGATTCTGGCTCTGCCGGACTCTTTCGCTCAGGGCCTGCTGGCTGCGGCGGTCCAGAATTTCCTTTTCCTTTGCCTGCACCCGCACCTTTGGCATTTTCGGGCTTTTAAGATACCCTTTCTTCTCTGCCGCTTTTAAAATGGTCTTAAGATAGGACAGGATATCTTTT containing:
- a CDS encoding tyrosine-type recombinase/integrase, which codes for MKEEQSFGQWVAGRKISARPTSLKTYKSYEQAHLLPFFGDMPLRAISRKKIRKFKKHLSKKLAPKTVKDILSYLKTILKAAEKKGYLKSPKMPKVRVQAKEKEILDRRSQQALSERVRQSQNPQDMAVYISLTLGLRIGEVLGLRIKDIDLEGGVLRVRKNRQRVYDPQTSRYPVVSLSPKTKSSIRDIPLAASVKAVLAHFLENRDHRPKKPLITGKNGRPCDTRTVQRHFAGLKKELGLSPKLTFHSLRHSFATRALEAGAEMNTLSAFLGHASVSFTLSRYGHCVTAQKREQMEKIASCF